In Curtobacterium sp. TC1, the following proteins share a genomic window:
- a CDS encoding M13 family metallopeptidase, with amino-acid sequence MTDVARASGIHTDELDPAVRPQDDLYRHVNGTWIAETPIPDDKARYGSFTVLAEAAELAVREIIERSQQAAPGTEERKVGDLFSSFTDEARLEELATAPIEPLLAEITAIESVPELIATVGRFERLGLPSFLQLFVDNDPGDPESYVVFLEQSGLGLPDESYYREERFADIRTKYREFVAAMFPLAGFEDGGDRTEHVIALETALASKHWDNVTTRDSQKTYNKLPWAEVAALAEGIDLQTWWQAIDAPAGAFETVVVREPSFITGLAELLRDQPLEVWKDWLRWQVIRGSAAYLTSAFSATNFSFYGTALTGAPKQRERWKRGVSLVEGAMGEAVGRIYVQEHFDESSKAKMDDLVANLVEAYRQSITALDWMTDETRARALDKLDKFTPKIGYPVKWRDYSALPVVSDDLVANVRAVASFQVDRELGKIGKPIDRDEWFMTPQTINAYYNPGFNEIVFPAAILQFPFFDADRDAAANYGAIGAVIGHEIGHGFDDQGSQYDGDGKLENWWTEADRTAFEERTKALIAQYDALVPTEVPDGHVNGALTIGENIGDLGGLSIAWKAYLLSLDGQEPPVVDGLTGAERFFLSWAQAWQMAIRPEEAARLLSIDPHSPNEFRCNQVVRNIDVWYDTFGVTEQDAMYLDPAERVAIW; translated from the coding sequence ATGACCGACGTCGCACGTGCCTCCGGCATCCACACTGACGAACTCGACCCCGCGGTGCGCCCCCAGGACGACCTGTACCGCCACGTGAACGGCACCTGGATCGCCGAGACGCCGATCCCCGACGACAAGGCCCGCTACGGCTCCTTCACGGTGCTGGCCGAGGCCGCCGAACTCGCCGTCCGCGAGATCATCGAGCGCTCGCAGCAGGCCGCACCCGGTACCGAGGAACGCAAGGTCGGTGACCTCTTCTCCTCCTTCACCGACGAAGCCCGACTCGAGGAGCTCGCCACGGCGCCGATCGAGCCGCTGCTCGCCGAGATCACGGCCATCGAGTCCGTGCCCGAGCTCATCGCCACCGTCGGACGCTTCGAGCGTCTCGGCCTGCCGAGCTTCCTGCAGCTCTTCGTCGACAACGACCCGGGCGACCCCGAGTCCTACGTCGTGTTCCTCGAGCAGTCCGGTCTCGGCCTGCCCGACGAGTCCTACTACCGCGAAGAGCGCTTCGCCGACATCCGGACGAAGTACCGCGAGTTCGTCGCGGCGATGTTCCCGCTCGCCGGGTTCGAGGACGGCGGCGACCGCACCGAGCACGTCATCGCGCTCGAGACCGCCCTGGCGTCGAAGCACTGGGACAACGTCACCACGCGCGACAGCCAGAAGACCTACAACAAGCTGCCCTGGGCCGAGGTCGCGGCGCTCGCCGAGGGCATCGACCTGCAGACGTGGTGGCAGGCCATCGACGCGCCGGCCGGTGCGTTCGAGACCGTCGTGGTGCGCGAACCGTCGTTCATCACGGGCCTGGCCGAGCTCCTGCGCGACCAGCCGCTCGAGGTCTGGAAGGACTGGCTGCGCTGGCAGGTCATCCGTGGCTCGGCCGCGTACCTGACGAGCGCGTTCTCGGCCACGAACTTCTCGTTCTACGGCACCGCACTCACCGGTGCGCCGAAGCAGCGCGAGCGTTGGAAGCGTGGCGTCTCCCTGGTCGAGGGCGCGATGGGTGAGGCCGTCGGGCGGATCTACGTGCAGGAGCACTTCGACGAGTCCTCGAAGGCGAAGATGGACGACCTCGTCGCCAACCTGGTCGAGGCGTACCGGCAGAGCATCACGGCGCTGGACTGGATGACCGACGAGACCCGTGCACGTGCCCTCGACAAGCTCGACAAGTTCACGCCGAAGATCGGGTACCCGGTCAAGTGGCGTGACTACTCGGCGCTGCCGGTCGTGTCGGACGACCTCGTCGCGAACGTCCGCGCCGTCGCGTCGTTCCAGGTCGACCGCGAGCTCGGCAAGATCGGCAAGCCGATCGACCGCGACGAGTGGTTCATGACGCCGCAGACGATCAACGCGTACTACAACCCGGGCTTCAACGAGATCGTGTTCCCCGCGGCGATCCTGCAGTTCCCGTTCTTCGACGCCGACCGCGACGCCGCCGCCAACTACGGCGCGATCGGGGCCGTGATCGGTCACGAGATCGGCCACGGCTTCGACGACCAGGGCTCGCAGTACGACGGCGACGGCAAGCTCGAGAACTGGTGGACCGAGGCCGACCGCACGGCGTTCGAGGAGCGCACGAAGGCCCTCATCGCGCAGTACGACGCACTCGTCCCGACCGAGGTCCCGGACGGGCACGTCAACGGCGCCCTGACGATCGGTGAGAACATCGGCGACCTCGGTGGCCTGTCGATCGCGTGGAAGGCGTACCTCCTGTCGCTCGACGGCCAGGAGCCCCCGGTCGTCGACGGCCTGACCGGTGCCGAGCGGTTCTTCCTGAGCTGGGCGCAGGCGTGGCAGATGGCGATCCGTCCGGAGGAAGCCGCGCGCCTGCTGTCGATCGACCCGCACTCGCCGAACGAGTTCCGCTGCAACCAGGTCGTCCGCAACATCGACGTCTGGTACGACACGTTCGGCGTGACCGAGCAGGACGCGATGTACCTCGACCCCGCCGAGCGCGTCGCGATCTGGTGA
- a CDS encoding serine hydrolase: MVEPDAARSSRRRRPGDRSGGGDRARGRHSGRTDDRFSATVEALGALALDGAGVSASVIDTSSGKALLAVDDTLVQPVASLGRVLLLIEVAAQLEDGRLHGDRLQRMARDTATGAGLWQFLQEPTMQVPDLATLVGATGDTWAMNALLSTVGIDAVRERAESLGIERTALIDRVRDRRGPDDAPDASVAPTGELAWVMRGLALGEVVDEAVSNRVLGWLSLASDLNLVAGSFGLDPLAHRALDHGLQVVAVTGSSTGVRAEAGILRGPGSSVSYAVTVTFDDASLQRRLAVIEALRTMGTEVLEAVHAPARR; this comes from the coding sequence ATGGTGGAGCCGGACGCGGCTCGGTCGTCACGCCGTCGGCGGCCGGGGGACCGCTCAGGTGGTGGCGATCGGGCCCGCGGTCGGCACAGCGGTCGGACGGACGACCGCTTCAGCGCCACGGTCGAGGCCCTCGGTGCCCTCGCCCTCGACGGCGCCGGGGTCAGTGCCTCGGTGATCGACACGTCGTCGGGCAAGGCCCTGCTCGCGGTCGACGACACCCTGGTGCAGCCCGTCGCGAGCCTCGGGCGCGTGCTGCTGCTGATCGAGGTCGCGGCGCAGCTCGAGGACGGCCGTCTGCACGGCGACCGTCTGCAGCGCATGGCGCGGGACACCGCGACCGGCGCCGGCCTGTGGCAGTTCCTGCAGGAGCCGACGATGCAGGTGCCCGACCTGGCGACCCTGGTCGGCGCCACCGGCGACACGTGGGCGATGAACGCGCTGCTGTCGACGGTCGGCATCGACGCCGTCCGAGAGCGTGCGGAGTCGCTCGGCATCGAGCGGACCGCGCTGATCGACCGGGTGCGCGACCGTCGTGGCCCCGACGACGCCCCGGACGCCTCCGTCGCCCCGACGGGCGAGCTCGCGTGGGTGATGCGCGGGCTGGCGCTCGGTGAAGTCGTGGACGAAGCGGTCTCGAACCGGGTGCTCGGGTGGCTGTCACTGGCGAGCGACCTGAACCTGGTCGCCGGCTCGTTCGGCCTCGACCCCCTCGCGCACCGGGCGCTCGACCACGGGTTGCAGGTCGTCGCGGTCACCGGATCGAGCACGGGCGTCCGCGCCGAGGCCGGGATCCTCCGCGGTCCGGGCTCGTCGGTCAGCTACGCCGTGACGGTGACGTTCGACGACGCCTCGTTGCAGCGGCGTCTCGCGGTCATCGAGGCACTGCGCACCATGGGTACCGAGGTGCTCGAGGCCGTGCACGCCCCCGCCCGCCGCTGA
- a CDS encoding GNAT family N-acetyltransferase: MTFTIRDERPGTDELVALYDAVGWTAYTRDPAALAAAVAGSHAVVTARDDDGQLLGLLRTISDGQTIVYLQDVLVVPSAHRSGVGGALLDAVRRRYSHVRQTVLLTDAEPGQRAFYESRGFVEVHDVEPQPLRSFVLLR, from the coding sequence GTGACGTTCACGATCAGGGACGAACGGCCCGGTACGGACGAGCTCGTGGCGCTGTACGACGCCGTCGGGTGGACGGCCTACACGCGCGATCCGGCAGCCCTCGCCGCCGCGGTCGCGGGGTCGCACGCCGTGGTGACCGCCCGTGACGACGACGGGCAGCTGCTCGGTCTGCTGCGGACGATCTCGGACGGCCAGACCATCGTGTACCTCCAGGACGTGCTCGTCGTGCCGTCGGCGCATCGTTCCGGCGTCGGCGGCGCACTGCTCGACGCGGTCCGGCGTCGGTACTCCCACGTCCGGCAGACCGTCCTGCTGACCGACGCCGAACCGGGCCAGCGTGCGTTCTACGAGTCGCGCGGGTTCGTCGAGGTGCACGACGTCGAGCCGCAGCCGCTGCGGTCGTTCGTCCTGCTCCGCTGA
- a CDS encoding DUF4232 domain-containing protein, translated as MQRSSRSKFLLAVTGLVAVGALAGCASGGEPSATETVTALAPSPSASSSSSSSSATPSSGASASAGTGSDGSGSGSGSAASSRCAASSLAASIEPGSGGAAGSVIVHLALRNTGSTACTLQGWPGVSFVGGGNGTQIGAAATQEKSSPHPTVTLAAGQTAVAPLKIVQAGNYSKADCSPKTPDGFRVYPPGSKQSLFVKSADYQACASADASLLSVQALVPEGQATS; from the coding sequence ATGCAACGCAGCAGCCGATCGAAGTTCCTGCTCGCCGTCACCGGGCTCGTCGCAGTCGGGGCGCTGGCGGGTTGTGCCTCCGGCGGGGAACCCTCCGCCACCGAGACGGTCACGGCGCTCGCGCCGTCGCCGTCGGCTTCCTCGTCCTCGTCGTCGTCCTCCGCGACACCGTCGTCCGGCGCCTCGGCGTCAGCCGGTACCGGGTCGGACGGCTCCGGGTCTGGCTCTGGCTCTGCGGCCAGCAGCAGGTGCGCCGCGTCGTCGCTCGCCGCCAGCATCGAGCCGGGCAGCGGAGGAGCAGCCGGCAGCGTCATCGTGCACCTCGCACTGCGGAACACCGGTTCGACGGCCTGCACGCTGCAGGGCTGGCCGGGCGTCTCGTTCGTCGGCGGCGGCAACGGCACCCAGATCGGAGCCGCGGCGACGCAGGAGAAGAGCTCACCGCACCCGACCGTGACCCTGGCCGCCGGGCAGACCGCCGTGGCGCCGCTCAAGATCGTCCAGGCCGGGAACTACTCGAAGGCGGACTGCTCGCCGAAGACCCCGGACGGGTTCCGCGTGTACCCGCCTGGGTCGAAGCAGTCGCTGTTCGTGAAGAGCGCCGACTACCAGGCGTGCGCGTCCGCCGATGCGTCGCTGCTGTCCGTGCAGGCGCTCGTGCCGGAGGGGCAGGCGACGTCGTAG
- a CDS encoding NUDIX hydrolase, translating into MSLQTGSQPPTLRVSALLLIRDRRVLMVRARARDVLYLPGGKAEPHETDVDAVIREAHEETGLRVAAEDVDPFGVVLEPAHGQAPGTMVAMTLFLVRPGGPLDSATPVASAEVDEVEWVTSADAGRCPPAGVETLRRLVAAERID; encoded by the coding sequence CTGAGCCTCCAGACAGGCTCGCAACCACCCACGCTGCGTGTCAGTGCGCTCCTGCTGATCCGTGATCGACGGGTGCTGATGGTGCGCGCGCGAGCGCGCGACGTGCTCTACCTGCCCGGCGGCAAGGCCGAGCCGCACGAGACCGACGTCGACGCCGTCATCCGTGAAGCCCACGAGGAGACCGGGTTGCGGGTCGCCGCCGAGGACGTCGACCCGTTCGGCGTCGTCCTCGAACCCGCACACGGGCAGGCGCCCGGCACCATGGTCGCGATGACCCTGTTCCTGGTCCGACCGGGAGGCCCGTTGGACTCCGCCACGCCCGTCGCCTCGGCAGAGGTCGACGAGGTCGAGTGGGTCACCTCGGCGGACGCCGGTCGCTGCCCGCCGGCGGGCGTGGAGACGCTCCGCCGCCTGGTGGCGGCGGAGCGCATCGACTAG
- a CDS encoding glutamyl-tRNA reductase, producing MLICLTASHRNASFDLLERLSIAAPAAAGHLVTDSDVLDGAVVLATCNRFEAYLDIAGDDRDSAVAATVQAVAAASDLDATELRDSVSVLGGKDVVQHLFAVSSGLESVVVGETEISGQVRRSLEDARSNGTTTSDLERLFQEAAHTSRGVKTRTRIGAAGRSLVRLGLQLASSRVTDWAHTRVLLIGTGSYAATTIAALRDRGAVHIQVFSPSGRAAWFAAKHDLVAARDLRHAIGTSDVVITCTSSEVPVVAPADLDDGIRRIVIDLGLPRNVDPAAAGVDGVELLDLETISLHAPISELNAESEARAMVDDAVSRFRAQALEQSTTPALVAFRKHVFDILDDEIDRAKRRGDADGESAEHTERALRHLVGVLLHRPSVRARELGRAGRGEEFVGAIDALFGVRPEPEAELPAPVVPLADRTALDPTVSERDDRADAS from the coding sequence GTGCTCATCTGTCTCACGGCGTCGCATCGCAACGCCAGCTTCGACCTCTTGGAGCGACTGAGCATCGCCGCCCCGGCCGCAGCAGGCCACCTCGTGACGGATTCCGACGTCCTGGACGGTGCGGTGGTGCTGGCCACGTGCAACCGTTTCGAGGCGTACCTCGACATCGCCGGCGACGACCGCGACTCCGCCGTCGCCGCCACCGTGCAGGCCGTGGCGGCCGCGAGCGACCTGGACGCCACCGAACTGCGCGATTCGGTCAGTGTGCTCGGCGGCAAGGACGTCGTGCAGCACCTGTTCGCCGTGTCGAGCGGGCTCGAGTCCGTCGTCGTCGGCGAGACCGAGATCTCCGGCCAGGTCCGCCGCTCGCTCGAGGACGCCCGGAGCAACGGCACCACCACCTCGGACCTCGAGCGGCTGTTCCAGGAAGCCGCCCACACCTCGCGCGGCGTGAAGACCCGCACCCGGATCGGTGCCGCCGGTCGGTCGCTCGTCCGGCTCGGCCTGCAGCTCGCCTCGTCGCGCGTCACCGACTGGGCGCACACCCGGGTGCTGCTCATCGGCACCGGCAGCTACGCGGCCACCACCATCGCGGCCCTGCGCGACCGCGGCGCCGTGCACATCCAGGTGTTCTCGCCCTCGGGCCGCGCCGCCTGGTTCGCCGCGAAGCACGACCTCGTCGCCGCCCGTGACCTGCGACACGCGATCGGTACCAGCGACGTCGTCATCACCTGCACGTCGAGCGAGGTGCCGGTCGTCGCACCGGCTGACCTCGACGACGGCATCCGCCGCATCGTCATCGACCTCGGACTCCCCCGCAACGTCGACCCGGCCGCCGCCGGTGTGGACGGCGTCGAGCTGCTCGACCTCGAGACCATCAGCCTGCACGCCCCGATCTCCGAGCTGAACGCCGAGTCCGAGGCCCGCGCGATGGTCGACGACGCCGTGTCCCGCTTCCGGGCGCAGGCGCTCGAGCAGTCGACCACCCCGGCCCTCGTCGCCTTCCGCAAGCACGTGTTCGACATCCTCGACGACGAGATCGACCGCGCCAAGCGCCGCGGCGACGCCGACGGCGAGTCCGCCGAGCACACCGAGCGGGCGCTCCGGCACCTGGTCGGCGTCCTGCTGCACCGCCCCTCCGTCCGGGCCCGTGAGCTCGGCCGCGCCGGTCGTGGCGAGGAGTTCGTGGGGGCCATCGACGCCCTGTTCGGCGTGCGGCCCGAGCCCGAGGCGGAGCTGCCGGCGCCCGTCGTCCCGCTCGCCGACCGCACCGCCCTGGACCCGACCGTCTCGGAGCGCGACGACCGGGCGGACGCGAGCTGA
- the hemE gene encoding uroporphyrinogen decarboxylase: protein MTDATTTSLPDSHPLASGRTSGSRLVRALRGDRPETLPVWFMRQAGRSLPEYRELRVGTAMLDACLDPEMASEITLQPVRRHGVDAGIFFSDIVVPIKLAGVDVEIVPGRGPVLGSPIRTAADVDALEPLDPAALEPIRQAVARTVEQLGDTPLIGFAGAPFTLAAYLVEGGPSKDHIRARTLMHAEPETWSRLLAWAAEVSGAFLRAQVLAGASAAQLFDSWVGSLSRADYVRSVAPHSAQALSHVTDLGVPRIHFGVGSGEVLADMTTLGTDTVGVDAVGVDWRLPLDEAVRRVGTGVSVQGNIDPAMLSAPWEVLEAHVREVVRRGGAARAHVVNLGHGVPPETDPTVLTRVVELVHSLGDGTDGTAGAAA from the coding sequence GTGACCGACGCGACGACCACATCCCTCCCCGACTCCCACCCCCTGGCATCAGGGCGGACGAGTGGTTCCCGCCTGGTGCGGGCCCTGCGGGGTGACCGTCCGGAGACCCTGCCGGTGTGGTTCATGCGGCAGGCCGGCCGGTCGTTGCCCGAGTACCGCGAGCTCCGGGTGGGCACGGCCATGCTCGACGCGTGCCTCGACCCCGAGATGGCGTCGGAGATCACGCTGCAGCCCGTCCGCCGGCACGGAGTCGACGCCGGCATCTTCTTCAGCGACATCGTCGTCCCGATCAAGCTCGCGGGCGTGGACGTCGAGATCGTCCCCGGACGCGGCCCCGTGCTCGGGTCCCCGATCCGCACCGCGGCCGACGTCGACGCGCTGGAGCCGCTCGACCCGGCCGCCCTCGAACCCATCCGGCAGGCGGTCGCCCGCACCGTCGAGCAGCTCGGGGACACCCCGCTGATCGGGTTCGCCGGTGCGCCCTTCACGCTCGCCGCGTACCTGGTCGAGGGCGGTCCCTCCAAGGACCACATCCGCGCCCGCACCCTCATGCACGCCGAGCCGGAGACCTGGTCGCGGCTGCTGGCCTGGGCGGCGGAGGTGTCGGGTGCGTTCCTGCGGGCCCAGGTGCTCGCCGGGGCCTCGGCGGCGCAGCTCTTCGACTCGTGGGTCGGCTCCCTGTCGCGCGCCGACTACGTCCGGTCCGTCGCACCGCACTCGGCGCAGGCCCTCTCCCACGTGACCGACCTGGGTGTGCCGCGCATCCACTTCGGCGTCGGCAGCGGCGAGGTCCTGGCCGACATGACCACGCTGGGCACCGACACGGTCGGCGTCGACGCGGTCGGGGTCGACTGGCGGCTCCCGCTCGACGAGGCCGTGCGCCGGGTCGGTACCGGCGTGAGCGTGCAGGGCAACATCGACCCGGCGATGCTCTCGGCCCCGTGGGAGGTCCTCGAGGCCCACGTGCGCGAGGTCGTCCGCCGCGGTGGCGCCGCCCGCGCCCACGTCGTGAACCTCGGCCACGGGGTGCCGCCGGAGACCGACCCGACGGTGCTGACACGTGTCGTCGAGCTCGTGCACTCCCTGGGCGACGGCACCGACGGGACAGCCGGAGCCGCAGCGTGA
- a CDS encoding protoporphyrinogen/coproporphyrinogen oxidase, with the protein MTDVVVVGGGIAGLVTARDLAKGGADVVLIESSGVLGGMIRRHTVGGLDLDMAADSFATRTDAVGRLAIELGLGNDVVAPDPRGAWLMTRDGRTSPIPATGLLGIPSTPMAADVLAVVGQKGGLRAQMDSLLPGPVGAKAESLGELVRRRMGERVLDDLVVPIAGGVHSTHPDQLDPERVAPGLRAALLREGSLARAVLALRARAAAGTPVQGIRGGIVRLVDELVADTETYGVDVRLHTRATRIEAHAVEVVSADGTVERLPAQHTLSSVPDPERTAAPDRTGIELVTLVVDQPELDAAPRGTGMLVHPDARAVAAKALTHATVKWPWLAEAAAGRHVLRLSYATPADATSVHGATGPDDAATSLPVDPDGPVGTRALHDAATLLGVPLTATHVAGAARVRWHGPDLTAAGLAAGVVGVGEVATGRGLAGIIGAARTAAGQILGS; encoded by the coding sequence GTGACCGACGTCGTCGTGGTCGGCGGCGGGATCGCCGGACTCGTCACCGCCCGCGACCTGGCGAAGGGCGGCGCCGACGTCGTCCTCATCGAGTCGTCCGGGGTGCTGGGCGGCATGATCCGCCGGCACACGGTGGGCGGGCTCGACCTCGACATGGCGGCGGACTCGTTCGCGACCCGCACCGATGCCGTCGGCCGCCTGGCGATCGAGCTCGGCCTCGGCAACGACGTCGTCGCCCCGGACCCGCGCGGCGCCTGGCTGATGACCCGCGACGGTCGGACGTCGCCCATCCCCGCGACCGGGCTCCTCGGCATCCCGAGCACCCCGATGGCCGCCGACGTCCTCGCCGTCGTCGGGCAGAAGGGCGGGCTCCGCGCGCAGATGGACTCGCTGCTGCCCGGACCGGTCGGCGCCAAGGCGGAGTCCCTGGGCGAGCTCGTCCGGCGGCGCATGGGGGAGCGGGTCCTCGACGACCTGGTCGTCCCGATCGCCGGCGGAGTGCACTCCACCCACCCCGACCAGCTCGACCCGGAGCGGGTGGCTCCCGGTCTCCGCGCGGCGCTGCTCCGCGAGGGCTCACTCGCCCGCGCGGTCCTGGCGCTCCGGGCCCGCGCTGCCGCCGGCACCCCGGTGCAGGGGATCCGCGGCGGGATCGTCCGGCTCGTGGACGAACTCGTCGCCGACACGGAGACCTACGGCGTCGACGTCCGGCTGCACACCCGGGCGACGCGGATCGAGGCACACGCGGTCGAGGTCGTCTCCGCCGACGGCACGGTCGAGCGCCTGCCCGCGCAGCACACCCTGTCGTCGGTGCCCGACCCCGAGCGCACCGCGGCACCGGACCGCACCGGCATCGAGCTCGTCACGCTCGTCGTCGACCAACCCGAGCTCGACGCGGCTCCACGCGGGACCGGCATGCTCGTGCACCCCGATGCCCGCGCTGTGGCGGCGAAGGCCCTGACGCACGCGACGGTGAAGTGGCCCTGGCTCGCCGAGGCGGCCGCCGGGCGCCACGTGCTGCGCCTCAGTTACGCGACGCCGGCCGACGCGACCAGCGTGCACGGCGCGACGGGCCCCGACGACGCGGCCACGAGCCTCCCGGTCGACCCGGACGGACCGGTCGGGACCCGGGCGCTGCACGACGCGGCCACGCTGCTCGGCGTCCCCCTGACGGCGACGCACGTCGCGGGCGCCGCACGCGTCCGCTGGCACGGTCCGGACCTGACCGCCGCCGGTCTCGCGGCGGGTGTCGTCGGCGTCGGCGAGGTGGCCACCGGACGGGGGCTGGCCGGCATCATCGGGGCCGCGCGGACCGCCGCTGGACAGATCCTGGGTTCCTGA
- a CDS encoding phage holin family protein, with product MTDTRDRKSRSLFGLVGDVPKLVKGLVKGEIDLLKAEMLTKAKIFGLAAGLLVGALVIVLYAIGVFLTAAVMGLATVMPAWLAAIVIAVVMLIIAAILGWIGWKRLKKGLPITPKRTIDSVKNDINAVKGMGKKPTPPSQYGSRKPDVGGRF from the coding sequence ATGACCGACACCCGCGACCGCAAGTCGCGTTCGCTGTTCGGTCTGGTGGGCGACGTCCCGAAGCTCGTCAAGGGCCTGGTCAAGGGCGAGATCGACCTGCTCAAGGCCGAGATGCTCACCAAGGCCAAGATCTTCGGACTGGCCGCGGGGCTGCTCGTCGGTGCGCTCGTCATCGTGCTCTACGCGATCGGCGTCTTCCTGACCGCCGCCGTGATGGGCCTGGCGACCGTGATGCCGGCCTGGCTCGCAGCGATCGTGATCGCCGTGGTGATGCTGATCATCGCCGCCATCCTCGGGTGGATCGGGTGGAAGCGCCTCAAGAAGGGCCTGCCGATCACGCCGAAGCGCACGATCGACAGCGTCAAGAACGACATCAACGCGGTGAAGGGGATGGGCAAGAAGCCCACCCCGCCCAGCCAGTACGGCAGCCGCAAGCCGGACGTCGGCGGCCGGTTCTGA